Genomic DNA from uncultured Desulfuromusa sp.:
AGACTCCCAGCAAAAAAGACAGTGCTGCAACTGGAGGCAAGCCAAAAGTAAAAGGCGCGGCAAGAGCTATTGCCATCGATGGAGACAGGCCGGGCAAAGCCCCCACCGTACAACCCATATAGAGTCCCAGAAAAATCGCCAGCATGTTATCCCAGTGCATGATAATAAAAAAACCATCTACAAAACTCTCAAACATCGTGTTCTTTCCTCGCTCCCAATTTCTTGCTCGTAATAGGTCCGCCTACATTCGTTTGGCTGCTACTTAAATAAATTATTACTGTGACTATTTTGCTAATAGAGGAATACAGACGGGAAAAACAGATATGCTGCTTTGGTGAAGACTCCCGATTTTCTCTGGATAGCTCTATACAGGGGACGTGCCAAGTTTTTAAGAAAGCATTCCTGTTTAGCAAGAAATCCATATGAAACATCATTTTACAAAATGATATTTTTTTTCACTAATATATAAAGCCGTTTTTTTCTTCCCAGAGAAGAAACGTTTTGCTATTTATATTGAAACAATCTGAAACATCAAGCAGACGACAAGACATAAAAGGGTTTCTCTTATGGAAAAAAAAACCTTCAAGATAGGCATATTCGCTTCCAACTCAACAATGGTCGAGCACATTAAAAACCATGCCGCCACTGACGAAGAGATAGAGCCGCACATTTCCAATCATGGTTTGGATCTAGCGCTTCCTGTGGCCAAAAAGATGGTTCGGGACGGCATTGAAATTATCCTCAGCCGTCGGGGAACTGCCCATCTTCTACGCGAGAACCTTCAGATCCCGGTATTGACATTCCCCCAGTCGGATCTGGATCTGATCCTACGACTTAAAGAGGCATCAAAAATGGGTAATAAAATCTTGTTGCCGATTTTTCGCAGCCGACTTGAGCACCTTGATGAGCTTTTTCAGGCAATGAATATCAATGTCGTACAGCAGATCTACACGGATAAAGCCAGTCTCGAACAAATCATTTCCCAAGCCTCCCAGCAGGGAATAGAGGTAATCGTTGGCGGGGGCCATTCAGTAAGTATTGCTAAAGGCTACGGCTTTAAAACCGCTGAAATCTCAAGCTCCAAGGGAACTATTGTTTCCACCATAGAGGATGCCAAATCGGTTATTATGTCCAACCGTCAAGAGCACGAAATCTCCCATAAATATCAAACGGTTATCAACGCAACATCAGAGGGCATCATCGCCGTTGATCGCAAAGGCAGCATCTCAGCGATCAATACCAAAGCACAAAGCTTGCTGGGAACAGATGAAAAAGAAACCTTGGGGAAAAAAATCTCATCACTGATCAAATCTCCACAAATACTAAGATCAATCAATGAACGGAGAACCATCAGCGACAATATCGAAAAAATAAACAACAAAAGTTTTGTTTTCAATCACATACCTATCATCCTGGAAAATCAAGTCGTTGGCGGTGTTTCAACCTTCACTGATGTTGGCAACCTGATGAAAACAGAAAACAAGGTCAGAAAAAAGCTATCAAAAGGACTGATCGCCTCTCATACCCTCGATAACTATCTGCACAGCAGTCAAGAAATGAAAGAACTTATCGCTAGAGTTAAACGTTTTGCCAAGACAAACTCAACGATTTTGATTACAGGAGAAACCGGAACAGGTAAAGAGATCATTGCACAAAGTGTCCACAACTTAAGCCACAGAAAAGACAAGCCCTTCGTATCAATTAACTGCGCTGCTATCCCGGAGCATCTGCTTGAAAGTGAATTGTTCGGTTACGAAGAAGGGGCCTTTACTGGTTCTCGTAAAGGTGGAAAACCAGGCATGTTTGAGCTGGCACATGCCGGCAGCATTTTTCTTGATGAAATCTCTGCTGCGCCTCTGTCAGTTCAAACTCGCTTGCTAAGAGTGTTGCAGGAACGAGAGGTAATGCGGATCGGCTCCGACCGAATGATTCCGATTGATGTCCGCATCATTGCTGCGGCTAACCGTGATCTTGCTGTCGCATCGCGCGAGGGAAATTTCCGCTCTGATCTCTACTTCCGCATTAACGTTCTCCAAATCAAACTTCCCCCACTGCGTAAACGCACTGAAGATATCCCCTTGCTAATGGAAAGTTTCCTGAAGACTTCAGCAAAAGAACATAACATCACCGCAATAAAGATCCCTGCTAACTATATGAAATTACTTTATTGCTATCCTTGGCCAGGCAACGTAAGACAGCTAAAAAACTTTGCAGAACGTATGGCCCTGCTCTGTAAAGTAAAATTCGACGGCGATGTGTTTGATGAACTTTATGAAGAGCTACAGGAATATTATACTGGAGATGGTCAAGAAGTTACCGACGCCGAACCTGAAGATGTTCATAAACAACTGACCAAGACCCGCAATAGCAGCGAAGCGGACTCCATCTTGCTTGCCTTAAAGGAAACTCGCTTCAACAAAAACAAGGCTGCCAAAATGCTCGGTATGAGCCGTGTGACGCTTTGGCGACGGATGAAAAATCTCGGACTTGACAATCCATAAGAACAGTTGAGTCCTATTTTCACTGACGATAATAACCCTAAAACAAGTTCCGGCAATTCATAATTCCACTGAGTATCAAGAACACAGCAGCTTTAAAAAAGTTGGTGATTGAATGGAGGCCCGAGGTCTCAATCACATTATTATCGGCAATGGGAACTATAACTAGCTACGTCAGGAAGCATATTTTTGACTCTGTCAATTTCCTATTTTGAAACAGGTAAAAATTTTCCAAAATCCAGACATTTCTATAAAAAATTAAGAATATCAACAGGTTGAGTTTAAGATAAAAATTCCAAAAGATATTCAAAAGAGTTGATTTACCTCCTTGAAAGAGATACTTTAAAAGCGACAAGATCAACTCCCCGTTACTTGTGCGGAGTATTTTCTGAGTCAGATTTACGACAATTGACTCAAATGTAAAGTAAGTCCTGAAAACACCAACAGTAGCCGCTTACATCGATTATAAAAACAACACCCATATCTCAGATTTTTTTAGCAGAGGAGAAAATTGAAATGGCGTCTTACTTGACAGGGAGTATTGAACTGGTTGGAGATATTCTGCATGAACGTTTTGGGAATAGAAGCAAAATGTTCAATGACCCCATCACAACTTTGCAAATTTGTCAGCACATCATTAAAGTCGGCATTGATAAGAGCGAATACCTCCATCCGAAAAAACAGAAAGCCCTCAAAATCGGAAGAGATATCTTTCAAGCCAACAATCTGTATTCCAGTGGACAGCGTAACGAAGCCAGAACACAAGTGGAAAAGATTATCGAAGCCATTGCGAATATTGGACCATCGATTGCGTGGCCAGATACAGTTAAAAAAGCTTACACAAAGTTTGCCAAAAGTTTCCCTGTTTCCTCCGCAAAAAACGATCTAGCCAAGACTCTGGACATTATTGACAGCTTTGATGCGATCCTGGAAGAAGGCAAGGAAAACCCCCATGTCTTTGCGCTCAAAAACGCTCTACTGGATCTGCGTGTGGCCGTTGAAGCTCAGAACCCGATTGAAATTGAGAGCGCCTTTTACAGCTTAATCGACTACTACTATCTGCCCAAGCAAGAATCCAGCCTGGTCAGCACCTGATCTGATCTGTTTTATGCAATACATTAAGGGTTTTTACCATGCGCAACGATCGTAAAAACCCTTAATGCGTTAGATGCTAAAAGAGAAACTCATGATTGAGAATTTAGAAAAAAGCTTCAACCTCAGCCACGAAAATACTCCCGAAGAGGTGTGAGTGGTAAAAAGCGATGAATCCTTGGCAGGTGCAGGTATTGGGGCGACCTCTTTTGAGGACTTTTCTATGTTGTGATAGAAAAGTTTTTCGTCTGTATGAAACTCGCCGGTCTTCTTTGATGATTATTGACAGATCACTCAATCCCATAATCTTTCAACTTATACATCAGCGAACGTAAGCTGACCTCCAGGAGCTCGGCAGCCTGAGTCCGATTCCCCCCGGTCTTGTTTAATGCTTTACGGATATATTCTTCTTCCAGCCTGCGAGAAGCGATTTTCAGTGAATATTCATCGGGATTAAATTCTCCGGGAAGCGCTTGCCGAATCCGCAGGGGGGGAAGTTCCAGAGCCTCTCCGGGGCTGAATATCAGCGCTTTTTCCAGGTAGTTTTCGAGCTCACGAACATTTCCCGGCCAATGGTAGGCAGTCAGATTTTTTTTTGCTGTAGCATCTATCTGCAATAACGGCCGTCCTTCACGAGCGCAAAGTTGGGTCAGGAAATGTTCCGCCAGAACAACAATATCCTCCTGACGTTCCCGAAGCGGAGGCAGGTGAATATCGACAACGGCAAGACGATAGTAAAGGTCGCGCCGAAAACGACCTTTCTGTACCGCATCCTGCAAATCCGTTCCTGCTGCTGCAACAACACGCGTATCGATTTTTTCAGCGCGCGTTGCGCCAACTTTTCGGATTTCTCCTTCCTGGAGAACCCGGAGCAGTTTTGGCTGCAATTCTAAAGGCAGGTCAGCTATTTCATCGAGAAACAATGTGCCACCGCTGGCGATAGAAAATAATCCCTGTTTTTCCCGATCAGCGCCGGTAAAAGCCCCTTTTTTATGCCCAAACAACTCACTTTCCAGTAGCCCCGAGGTAATCGCACTACAGTTGATTGCCAGAAATTGCCCTTTACGACCACTTTCGCTATGAAGTGCTTTGGCGATCAATTCTTTCCCCGTTCCCGTTTCTCCACTGATCAGAATAGAAGACTCCGCCTTAGCTGCTGTTTGTACCAGTTTTAAAAGCCGCTCCATCTTTGGGCTTGCATGAACGATGTCCTGAATGGAAAAAATTACATCCTGTTTTGCCAAGGCTTGCTTTAACTGTTGATTTTCCTGTCGCAGCTCCTGTCTCTCTTCAGCCTTACATAATGTCAGAACAACTTCGTCGGGTTTGAATGGTTTGGAAATATAGTCGTATGCACCCCGCTTCATACACTCCAGGGCGGTATCAATACTTCCATAGGCGCTCATCATAATGATAGTGGTGCTGTTAAGAGCACGGACTTCCGGTTGCTCCAGAAAAGTCAGACCATCCATGTCAGGCATACGGATATCGGAAAGGATGACGTCAAACTTCTCTTTGTAAATAAGATTGATCGCTTCCGCGCCATTCTGAGCTTCACTGACACGGTAGTGATGTTGTTCCAGCACCAGACGCAGCATATGACGCATGGAAGGTTCATCATCAATGACAAGAAGATTGCGAAATTGATCAGGCATGGAATCCCTTTAGCTGAAATTAAACAACTTTGTTAGGATACATTTATTTTTAAATTTGAGCAAATAAAAGGGGGACAGAATAAAATCCTGTCCCCCTGGAAGTAAATCTATTTTTTGCAGATGCTTATGGCTGCCAGATTTTCAACAGCGCCTCGGCCATGTCTGCCGGGGAATCGGCAACACTGATACCGCACTCACGCAAGAATGCTTTTTTACTGGCCGCATCTCCCTTACCGCCGGAGATAATAGCACCAGCATGACCCATCCGCTTACCTGCAGGAGCAGTGGCTCCAGCAATAAATGCGGCAACAGGTTTGGTCATATGGTCACGAACGAAAGCAGCAGCCTGCTCTTCAGCATCGCCACCAATTTCACCAATCATAATAACCGCTTTAGTTTCGGGATCGGCTTCAAACATCTTCAGGGTATCCAGATGGCTGGTACCGTTAACGGGGTCACCACCAATGCCAACACAGGTGGTTTGACCGATGTCGCGACTTGTCAATTGCCAGACAGCCTCATAGGTCAAGGTACCGGAACGGGATACAACACCAACGGGGCCGGGCTTATGAATATAGCCGGGCATGATACCGATTTTACACTCACCGGGAGTGATAACGCCCGGGCAGTTAGGACCGATCAAACGACAGTCTCTACCCTGCATGTATTTTTGAACTTTAACCATATCAAGAACAGGAACACCCTCAGTGATGCAGATAACCAGATCAAGACCGGCATCAACAGCTTCCATAATGGCATCAGCACTACCGATTGGTGGAACATAAATAACGGATGCGGTGGCGCCGGTTTCCTTGACGGCATCTTCAACGGTATTGAAGATTGGGAACCCATCAATACTTTGACCACCTTTACCTGGAGTCACACCACCGACCATCTGTGTGCCATAGTCGCGGGCGCCTTGGGCATGGAAGAGACCAGTTGCACCGGTAATTCCCTGAGTGATAACTTTGGTGTTTTTATCGATCAGAATACTCATTGTTATTTCTCCTTAACCGTTGACGGCTTTGACAATTTTTTCAGCAGCATCGGCCATGCCATCAGCGCTGACAATATCAAGCCCTGACTTTGCAAGAATTTCTTTGCCGAGCTCGACGTTGGTCCCTTCAAGACGCACAACCAGTGGAATCTTGATCCCTACCTGCTTAGCTGCCTCGACCACACCCGTTGCA
This window encodes:
- a CDS encoding sigma 54-interacting transcriptional regulator; the encoded protein is MEKKTFKIGIFASNSTMVEHIKNHAATDEEIEPHISNHGLDLALPVAKKMVRDGIEIILSRRGTAHLLRENLQIPVLTFPQSDLDLILRLKEASKMGNKILLPIFRSRLEHLDELFQAMNINVVQQIYTDKASLEQIISQASQQGIEVIVGGGHSVSIAKGYGFKTAEISSSKGTIVSTIEDAKSVIMSNRQEHEISHKYQTVINATSEGIIAVDRKGSISAINTKAQSLLGTDEKETLGKKISSLIKSPQILRSINERRTISDNIEKINNKSFVFNHIPIILENQVVGGVSTFTDVGNLMKTENKVRKKLSKGLIASHTLDNYLHSSQEMKELIARVKRFAKTNSTILITGETGTGKEIIAQSVHNLSHRKDKPFVSINCAAIPEHLLESELFGYEEGAFTGSRKGGKPGMFELAHAGSIFLDEISAAPLSVQTRLLRVLQEREVMRIGSDRMIPIDVRIIAAANRDLAVASREGNFRSDLYFRINVLQIKLPPLRKRTEDIPLLMESFLKTSAKEHNITAIKIPANYMKLLYCYPWPGNVRQLKNFAERMALLCKVKFDGDVFDELYEELQEYYTGDGQEVTDAEPEDVHKQLTKTRNSSEADSILLALKETRFNKNKAAKMLGMSRVTLWRRMKNLGLDNP
- a CDS encoding sigma-54 dependent transcriptional regulator — protein: MPDQFRNLLVIDDEPSMRHMLRLVLEQHHYRVSEAQNGAEAINLIYKEKFDVILSDIRMPDMDGLTFLEQPEVRALNSTTIIMMSAYGSIDTALECMKRGAYDYISKPFKPDEVVLTLCKAEERQELRQENQQLKQALAKQDVIFSIQDIVHASPKMERLLKLVQTAAKAESSILISGETGTGKELIAKALHSESGRKGQFLAINCSAITSGLLESELFGHKKGAFTGADREKQGLFSIASGGTLFLDEIADLPLELQPKLLRVLQEGEIRKVGATRAEKIDTRVVAAAGTDLQDAVQKGRFRRDLYYRLAVVDIHLPPLRERQEDIVVLAEHFLTQLCAREGRPLLQIDATAKKNLTAYHWPGNVRELENYLEKALIFSPGEALELPPLRIRQALPGEFNPDEYSLKIASRRLEEEYIRKALNKTGGNRTQAAELLEVSLRSLMYKLKDYGIE
- the sucD gene encoding succinate--CoA ligase subunit alpha, giving the protein MSILIDKNTKVITQGITGATGLFHAQGARDYGTQMVGGVTPGKGGQSIDGFPIFNTVEDAVKETGATASVIYVPPIGSADAIMEAVDAGLDLVICITEGVPVLDMVKVQKYMQGRDCRLIGPNCPGVITPGECKIGIMPGYIHKPGPVGVVSRSGTLTYEAVWQLTSRDIGQTTCVGIGGDPVNGTSHLDTLKMFEADPETKAVIMIGEIGGDAEEQAAAFVRDHMTKPVAAFIAGATAPAGKRMGHAGAIISGGKGDAASKKAFLRECGISVADSPADMAEALLKIWQP